The Pecten maximus chromosome 11, xPecMax1.1, whole genome shotgun sequence genome has a segment encoding these proteins:
- the LOC117337650 gene encoding eukaryotic translation initiation factor 2 subunit 2-like: protein MAEDESLMLDLKKKKKKKRVPFDIDSAEATDGSPSQPDSTPETQEEPEKPEKADKIDDDMSFDFTNTKKKKKKKKAFDMDDMAEALPESTDNTEAPASQDTQDSGTTDNMTGDLNLDLPQKKKKKKKKNVDFEAIEEPEEPEDDDTTDGKDDRVSGNIPEGKSWLGSDRDYTYDELLSRVFDIIREKNPDMVAGEKKIFKMRPPQVLKVGTRKSSFANFSDICRFLHRQPKHVLAFLLAELGTSGSVDGNNQLIIRGKYNQKQIENVLRRYIKEYVTCHTCRSPDTLLQKDTRLFFLQCETCGSRCSVASIKSGFQAVTGKRAAIRAKTA, encoded by the exons ATGGCTGAAGATGAATCG CTGATGCTCgacttaaaaaagaaaaagaagaagaagaggGTTCCCTTTGATATCGACAGTGCTGAAGCAACTGATGGCTCACCTTCCCAGCCAGACAGCACACCCGAAACACAAGAGGAACCAGAGAAACCAGAAAAGGCAGATAAAATAGATGATG ACATGTCCTTCGACTTCACAAAtacaaagaaaaagaagaaaaagaagaaggcGTTTGACATGGATGATATGGCAGAAGCTTTGCCT GAGTCAACTGACAACACAGAAGCCCCGGCGTCCCAAGATACACAGGATTCTGGGACTACAGACAATATGACAGGCGATCTAAATCTTGACCTCccacaaaaaaagaaaaagaagaagaagaagaatgtTGACTTCGAAGCGATTGAGGAACCGGAAGAACCAGAAGATG ATGATACTACAGATGGTAAGGACGATCGAGTGTCTGGAAACATTCCAGAGGGAAAATCCTGGTTGGGCTCGGATAGAGATTATACATACGATGAG TTATTATCCCGAGTGTTTGACATCATCAGGGAAAAGAATCCAGACATGGTTGCTGGCGaaaagaaaattttcaaaatgcgCCCCCCACAAGTCCTTAAAGTCGGAACTAGGAAATCATCATTTGCGAACTTTTCAGATATTTGTAGATT CTTACACAGACAGCCAAAACATGTCCTAGCGTTTTTGTTAGCAGAATTGGGAACAAG TGGATCTGTTGATGGCAATAATCAACTTATCATAAGAGGAAAGTACAACCAGAAACAGATTGAAAATGTTCTTAGACGATATATCA AGGAATATGTGACCTGTCACACCTGTCGATCCCCCGACACCCTCCTTCAAAAGGACACGCGACTCTTCTTCCTACAGTGCGAGACGTGTGGATCAAGGTGTTCCGTAGCCAGCATCAAATCAGGATTCCAGGCCGTGACAGGCAAACGTGCTGCTATCCGTGCTAAGACTgcataa